One Pseudomonas brassicacearum genomic region harbors:
- a CDS encoding helix-turn-helix domain-containing protein: MASLAIKTTLQRIAVYQFTPAHSAQARAMLGWSVEELSRQSGVSVQAIRRFEAGGELLDVTRLALAFRLESEGLVFFPGFAPGRGMNIKGATPDPMERPDYAMIE, translated from the coding sequence ATGGCCTCTCTCGCAATCAAAACCACCCTGCAACGTATCGCTGTCTATCAATTCACCCCTGCCCATAGCGCGCAGGCCCGAGCCATGCTCGGTTGGAGTGTCGAGGAGTTGTCGCGGCAGTCCGGCGTCTCAGTCCAGGCCATCCGGCGCTTCGAAGCCGGGGGCGAGTTGCTCGACGTGACCCGCTTGGCCCTGGCCTTTCGGCTGGAATCCGAAGGCCTGGTGTTCTTTCCCGGCTTCGCGCCGGGGCGTGGCATGAACATCAAGGGCGCCACGCCGGACCCGATGGAGCGGCCAGACTACGCCATGATCGAATGA
- a CDS encoding MBL fold metallo-hydrolase produces the protein MTTPSISTDSPSAQPSSRHEQGKYRNHTFTPRQGFGTTLRIIWNMTFHKPRATRPAGAIEVQPLTRAALLAAPNSSVWRLGHSTVLLKLRDKFWLTDPVFSERASPVQWVGPKRFHQPPISLEELPPIEAVILSHDHYDHLDHQAILKLAAKTRHFLAPLGVGDTLVKWGVDASKVRQLDWWQGTEVDGIEFIATPSQHFSGRGLFDSNSTLWASWVMIDGATRIFFSGDTGYFDGFKRIGEHYGPFDLTLMETGAYNVDWPHVHMQPEQTLQAHIDLKGRWLLPIHNGTFDLAMHAWYEPFDRILALAWERNVSIATPQMGETFTLTQPQRGRAWWLDVEPSAYQDQPDMA, from the coding sequence ATGACCACTCCCTCTATTTCGACCGACAGCCCGTCTGCCCAGCCTTCATCCCGGCATGAACAGGGCAAGTATCGCAATCACACCTTCACTCCGCGGCAAGGGTTCGGCACCACCTTGCGCATCATCTGGAACATGACCTTCCACAAGCCGCGCGCCACACGGCCTGCGGGCGCCATTGAGGTCCAACCGTTGACGCGCGCTGCTTTGCTGGCTGCGCCGAACAGCAGTGTCTGGCGCCTTGGTCATTCCACCGTGCTGCTCAAGCTGCGGGACAAGTTTTGGCTGACCGATCCAGTTTTCTCCGAGCGCGCCTCACCCGTGCAATGGGTCGGGCCGAAGCGTTTTCATCAGCCGCCCATCAGCCTGGAAGAGCTGCCGCCGATTGAAGCGGTGATCCTTTCCCATGATCATTACGACCATCTCGATCATCAGGCTATCCTCAAGCTTGCAGCCAAGACTCGCCATTTCCTGGCCCCCCTTGGCGTGGGCGACACCCTGGTCAAATGGGGCGTCGACGCCAGCAAGGTCCGTCAACTGGACTGGTGGCAAGGCACCGAGGTCGACGGTATCGAGTTCATTGCCACGCCATCCCAGCACTTTTCCGGCCGCGGCTTGTTCGACAGCAACAGCACCTTGTGGGCGTCGTGGGTGATGATCGATGGCGCCACCCGGATTTTCTTCAGTGGCGACACCGGTTACTTCGACGGTTTCAAACGCATCGGCGAGCATTACGGCCCCTTCGACCTGACGTTGATGGAGACCGGCGCCTATAACGTCGATTGGCCCCATGTGCACATGCAACCTGAGCAAACCCTGCAGGCCCATATCGATCTAAAGGGCCGCTGGCTGCTGCCGATTCACAACGGCACGTTCGACCTGGCGATGCATGCCTGGTACGAACCCTTCGATCGCATCCTGGCCCTGGCCTGGGAGCGCAACGTCAGCATCGCCACGCCGCAAATGGGCGAAACATTCACCCTGACGCAGCCACAACGTGGCCGGGCCTGGTGGCTGGACGTGGAGCCCTCGGCTTATCAGGACCAGCCCGACATGGCCTGA
- a CDS encoding TetR/AcrR family transcriptional regulator, whose amino-acid sequence MTVPQRLTERKREAILQAAIAEFRSSGFEITSMDKIAATAGVSKRTVYNHFPSKEALFAEILNRLWHSITAEQDVSYSCEKPLREQLQALLQAKLRMLADENFLDLARIAIAATIHSPERAQDMVGRMGEREEGLTVWIRLAQADGQLKPVEPAFAAQQMHGLLKTFAFWPQISMGQPSLTEDEQIHVIESTLDMFLSRYQA is encoded by the coding sequence ATGACCGTACCGCAGCGCCTTACCGAGCGAAAACGCGAAGCCATCCTTCAAGCCGCGATTGCCGAATTTCGCAGCAGCGGGTTCGAGATCACCAGCATGGACAAGATCGCGGCGACCGCCGGCGTATCAAAGCGCACGGTGTATAACCACTTCCCCAGCAAGGAAGCGCTGTTTGCCGAGATTTTGAATCGGTTATGGCACAGCATTACGGCAGAACAGGACGTGTCCTACAGCTGCGAAAAACCTCTGCGAGAGCAACTGCAGGCTTTGCTGCAAGCCAAGTTGCGCATGCTGGCGGACGAGAATTTCCTCGACCTGGCGCGCATCGCCATTGCCGCAACGATTCATTCCCCCGAGCGAGCCCAGGACATGGTTGGGCGCATGGGCGAGCGCGAAGAAGGCTTGACCGTCTGGATTCGCCTGGCCCAGGCCGATGGCCAGTTGAAGCCCGTGGAACCGGCCTTTGCAGCCCAGCAAATGCACGGACTGCTCAAGACGTTCGCCTTCTGGCCACAGATTTCCATGGGTCAGCCGAGCCTGACCGAGGATGAACAGATACACGTGATCGAATCGACCCTCGACATGTTTCTGAGCCGCTACCAGGCCTGA
- a CDS encoding DUF1003 domain-containing protein gives MTKSQPTATAPVDHLRFHRPHAHLAPTFGNDRFALRAEAFARFFGTPMFLGAQTLIVLLWISLNLMGVFHFDAYPFILLNLAFSLQSAYAAPLILLAQTRQAARDKAQAEADAQHREALAIANSERQAQAAQNTAQLLELLEQNTRLTEMTKALTERIDSLTTEMHQKFVSSPPAQ, from the coding sequence ATGACGAAATCCCAACCCACCGCCACCGCTCCCGTTGATCACTTACGTTTTCATCGCCCTCACGCGCATTTGGCACCGACTTTCGGCAATGACCGCTTTGCGCTGCGGGCGGAGGCCTTCGCGCGTTTTTTCGGGACGCCGATGTTCCTTGGTGCGCAAACCCTGATCGTGCTGCTATGGATCAGCCTGAACCTGATGGGGGTCTTTCATTTCGATGCCTACCCGTTCATTTTGCTTAACCTGGCGTTCAGCCTGCAGTCGGCTTATGCCGCCCCCCTGATCCTGCTGGCGCAAACCCGCCAGGCTGCGCGGGACAAGGCCCAAGCGGAAGCCGATGCTCAACATCGCGAAGCCTTGGCCATCGCCAACAGCGAACGCCAGGCCCAGGCTGCGCAGAACACGGCGCAGTTACTTGAATTGTTGGAACAGAACACCCGTCTGACGGAAATGACCAAGGCCTTGACCGAGCGTATCGATAGCCTGACCACCGAAATGCACCAGAAATTCGTGAGCAGTCCGCCGGCGCAATAG